ACAAATTATGTCCAATCTCCATTACTTTCAGATTATTCACCTGTGACCACATACTGTTTGCGAAGCTCTTAACTCCTCTAATATTTGTCTGCTTTCCCCCCCAAACTTTACCAATCAAGCTCAGTTTGCATTCCAGAACACCTTTAGCCATTTCTTTGTTGTCCAAATGAACTCCATCTCTTTCCTCCTCTGAGAATTTGAATCTTCTTAATACCTCTTCAATATTCTCCATGATCCTTCCCACAAATCTCACGCTATAGTTTCCGATATGCTTCTAGTCCCACACAGATCCGGACCTAATCCGAGTTCTTGTAATACCTCCCAACAAGTTCAATTCCAGTTACTCCTaattcaaaacaaacaaaccaaaaacaaGATTAGAAGCAGAAATAACTAAGACTAGCAAAACACAACGAAGAAGAAAATTGTGATTAGATATGAAAGCTATCACATCTTATTCAATAGGAACTGGAAAATAGAAATAGTTATGGCTACTGTCACTAGAAAATCCAACGCTATTCCAAAGATAATGGATGAGATCGGTAAATTTCCTTGAATGAAAAGTTTTAAGATTGGCTTCTAAATTGGTaattcaatttttgaagttttcaagaaaatgtGGACACCACAGAGggggattttctctctctaggATAGAGAGAAAATTGCTCTCATAGCGAGAGACTCGTCTTCCAAATGGCACAATAACGATGAATTTTTTTGTGTCTTTACATATATGAAAGttgtaaaaattttatttttattttcttttcaccACAACTCATTAAAGTATTAAATAAAAATTCGTTATACCATGTTTTATCAATGTTTGTAACTGTATCTTTTGTATGTATTATGAAACACTAGTTCAAATTTCAATCAATCATGAAAGTGGGCTTTTTTCCTGTACCCGTGGTGATTCATATGATTCCATCGAGCACCATAGAAACCGGGTTGGGCCCCTTAATCATCAGTTATATTACCCAAGGCGGCCTTCGAGTTTGTTAAAAAAAAGggcagaaaattaccaaaaaaaaagggcgAAAAGTACtagtggggaaaaaaaaaaaaaggaggaggtGGAGCGAAAAAAAGGCATTCGAGACCGAACATTAGAATTTAGAAAGGtgggaaaatattaaaaaaaaaaaaggaaaagagcgagagagatagagagggcGCGAGACGTTGCAGAAACAACAAAGGTTGCAGGAACAACAGCGACGTTACGACGCCGCATAGATCTTCACGACCCAGTACCACCTCCGGTCGTCCCTTCAACTACAGCCgctgtaaaccctaatttcacatcttttttctgcaattatccgacagcattatttttttttaaaatgcttTTTACGTGGATATTTATTTACTCGTGTTACTTTTGTCAATTCTCTCACCTTTGACCCTTGCAGTCCGCATTTTTCCTCTCATATGTGATCTAGTTTCTCTGATGCAATTTCGCGGACAGCTCGAATTTTCTCTTCAATTGTGTGTAGTTTTGCTATTTATTCAACTAAGAGTGATTTCACCAAAATCTTTGAACATAATTCAGATGGCGATCATGGCGCAGAAGAATTCAATTTTGCAATGCGGGAATGAGCTAATTTACACGTTGATTTGTTAGTGCCTTCTGGTCTTAAATTTGCGGAAATGGAATCGTTGATCGAGCTGTGTGACTTAATTGCTGAAAAACCCGAGCAATTCGCTGACAAGTTGGTCTGGATATGCGGCCGGTGTCCTTCGGCGGAGGCTCTCCTTACCGGATCTCCTAGGGTTTCGAGATCTCAGCTCAATGCCGTCCTGGCAGTGGCTCGTTTCCTCTCCAAATGCCCAAATTACGACGATCAACGGCCTAAATCCCTCCTCCTTGCCTTCTATCGCGCAATTCCATCCTCTTTCACCCCTTCTTTCTGGCCCCAATCATTTGGCAATGACGCGATTGCCTCCTTCTTTAACGACTACTTTGCTTATATGTGTAGAGCTGCGGAGTCAGCCTCTGATTTTGCAACTGACATTGCTGGCTTCACTGGAGAAATTGTGATCTCTGCCACAGGCAATGTCTCTGGGGATTTGGGGATTTCCAGGGTTTTCTTGAACGCCTTGGCCTTGAATTTCCCGCCCATTCTTTCGTCTGATGCTAACAGGTTAGTTTCGTGTCTTCTTGAACGGCTTGAAATCATGGTTCCCAATTCACCGAGGGAGCTTATTTCTTCCGAGGCTGCTTCAAGTCAGAGTTCACCCTTGAGTTTGAACCATTTTCCATATCACTCTAATGAGAGGGCAAGTCCAGGGAATGAGGTGAGTAATGCCTCCGGATCATCTGGCAGCGTTGCTGATGATGCGTCGTCATCAAAGGGAATTGTGACCAATGGGGGCAGCGCTGGCTGGAAGAGCAATGTGGATATCTTGAACGTAAGCACAGGGCTAAATGATGGCGGTGGAGGCAAGGGAATTCTTATATCTTTTGAGCAAGAGTCCTTGGAGAACCTTGAAAAACAGGAAATTGCTTTTAAATTGATAAGGCATATATTGGATAAGGCCACGGTTGATTCCAAGCTTTTGGAACAAGTGAGACTTGTCACAAAGGAACAACTCCAATCAATGTTAGCATTTTTAAAGGTAGGATTTCTGAATTATTCATCTTTTAGTTTTTGTAACTCGTTACTAGGCCACAAATTGATTTTTAGAAGGAAAAGGGCAGTACTAGTGAAAGAAAGTTGAGCCGGTTATCTTGTCTCTTCTCTGGGCAGATAAGAAAGCGTGACTGGTCTGAACAAGGGCATTTATTGAAAGCAAGAGTCAGTACCAAGCTATCTGTTTACCAAGCAGTGGCTAAGTTACAGATTAAGATTCTTGCATCTGTTGACCTTGACGGAAAGTCATCAAAGAGGTTCTTGCATGGAACTCTTGCATTGTTGATAGAGGCTGCTGAGGCATGTTTATTTTCAGTGTGGCGGAAGTTGAGGATTTGCGAGGAGCTATTTGGCTCTTTACTCGGTGGAATTTCCCAAGCTGCTGTTGCACGTGGTGGCCAGCTGTTGCGAGTTTTGCTTATTCGTTTCAAGCCCCTAGTGCTGACTACTTGTATTCAGGTTTACCATTTATTTGAGTTGTGATGGTCTAAGTTCTAGTGCCTTGAATGCGTCACTTACTGAAATGTTGgtgcactttcattttttcaaacagGCTGACACTTGGGGCAGCAGCCAGGGTGCAATGTTTCAGAGTGTCTTGAAAGCAACTTGTGAAATAATTGAATATGGATGGATCAAGGAACGGCCGCCTGTGGATACTTTTATAATGGGATTAGCTACTAGCTTTCGTGAACGTAAAGATTATGAAGAAGAGGTAGGTTGATATGCAACTCATTGACATTTTGAATTGCAAACTGTTTAAGTTGCTATCATGTACATATTGGACATGAATTTGCATTCTTGAAGTTGCAAAAGCATATGCATGTTTGTCCACTAGTCAACTATCCGTTTAGTGTGTGTCTTTACATTTTTCTCTTCATGCATGAGCTATGAGATGGGAGCCTAAATTCGTCATTTTCTGATACGTGggcttagtttgggagtttgGAGAGAAACGGAAAGAAGCGAACAGAAACGTAAACATAAAGTTATGAAAGAGAAGAAGGGAAGGgaaaatgattttggattgataATACGTTAATTTTTTGTTCGTGAGCATTTGATGATTAAAGTTGGTTTTCAGAAAAATTTTACAAGGGAATTGTCaactttctttcattttctctcCATCTTTTGAGAGAAAACCTTTTGCCCATTTTATTCTTCCATTTTATCCCTGTTCTCTTTGTCTCTTTTCATTTAAAGGTTctcaacaaaagaaaagctttctctttcccatttcttcCCTTCTAGGCTCTTGCCACAGCAAGGATGTTTTTTCTTCTATGCTGTCCTCATCATTGTTCCCCACCATTATTGCCTAGGTTCTTGATAACTTTTTAATTCAACTCAATAGAATTCTTCTCTGGTGCACTCAGCAGCAACTTTTGGTAAACATCGTCTTGCTCGTTTTCCTCTAAAAATCGAATGATGCGGAAGACCATTTTCTCATTTACCTTTTGATATTCCGTACTTGCCTTTTGGGATCAGTTTTATCTTTAAAGTTGAAGTCGTGGAGATCCAGAGAGTTATTGGTACAAATGCTGTTGTAGAGAACCCATTTGTTAATCATGACAGATCTGCAGATGAGGTTGGTGCATGCATAGTATCAAGAGATATTTTTGTGAAACTAGCCCTTCTGGGCTCTTAATCCATGGCAGCTCTGTGTGCTGGTTGCCCTTTAGGTGAGCACATAGGACAGTTTCATTTATAGCGTTTTTTGTTTGACCTTTTACTGGTGCATGCTGTTAAAGCATTGGCAGCTATAAGAAGTGTAACATGTGCTTGTCAGGATGATAAAAACAGTAGGAAGGGAGCTGGGTAATCTTGGCAATTCAAGGTCATGTTTTCATATTTGAAAGTGTACTCAAACTACAATTGTTGTATTCTGCTGGTAGTACTATAATCAGGAGACTGTATAGGCATTAGTCATTCTTCCTCGCCTGATTTTCACGTTGGCCTTGAAAAGTGGTTTATGGTTATAAAGGCCCAATTCATTTGCTCCTTTACCAGAGTGATATGTTTTTGATAGATTATGTGGTTTGTCCTTTAATTGTTGTAGCTTCAGCAATCGCATGATGCAAAAGATAAGCAGGCAGCTTCTGCTGGGCAACTTAACATGATTCGCTTGCTTGCGGATTTAAATGTTTCTGTTAACAAGCCTGAAGTGGTTGACTTGATATTACCACTATTTATTGAAAGTTTAGAAGAGGGAGATGCCTCGGCCCCAGGCCTACTGAGACTCCAGGTATAGGGTTTATTAGCGATCATGTCGGGTCTTTTAGATACTACATGACTAGCATTACTAGTTTGCTAGCTACTGCTAATATTGAACCTACAGCATCATCTCTCAACCTGTTTTTGTTGAGTTACTGCAGCTTCTTGATGCTGTTTCTCGCCTGGCGAgtttaggttttgagaaatcttATCGTGAAGCTGTTGTTCTATTGATCCGAAGCTACTTAAGTAAACTCTCTGCTGTTGGCTCTGCTGAAAGTAAAACTGTGGCACCAGAAGCCACGATAGAACGTGTTGAGGTACGCTGTTCCCTTTGGATGTGAGAACTTGTCCATGTATCTTTTTTGCTATGATATTTTGTCATCTTAAATGCTATGCTCACTGGTTCAATCACATTCTAGACTCTTCCTGCAGGATTTCTTGTGATTG
This portion of the Coffea arabica cultivar ET-39 chromosome 2e, Coffea Arabica ET-39 HiFi, whole genome shotgun sequence genome encodes:
- the LOC113731653 gene encoding phosphatidylinositol 4-kinase alpha 1 isoform X3, which translates into the protein MESLIELCDLIAEKPEQFADKLVWICGRCPSAEALLTGSPRVSRSQLNAVLAVARFLSKCPNYDDQRPKSLLLAFYRAIPSSFTPSFWPQSFGNDAIASFFNDYFAYMCRAAESASDFATDIAGFTGEIVISATGNVSGDLGISRVFLNALALNFPPILSSDANRLVSCLLERLEIMVPNSPRELISSEAASSQSSPLSLNHFPYHSNERASPGNEVSNASGSSGSVADDASSSKGIVTNGGSAGWKSNVDILNVSTGLNDGGGGKGILISFEQESLENLEKQEIAFKLIRHILDKATVDSKLLEQVRLVTKEQLQSMLAFLKIRKRDWSEQGHLLKARVSTKLSVYQAVAKLQIKILASVDLDGKSSKRFLHGTLALLIEAAEACLFSVWRKLRICEELFGSLLGGISQAAVARGGQLLRVLLIRFKPLVLTTCIQADTWGSSQGAMFQSVLKATCEIIEYGWIKERPPVDTFIMGLATSFRERKDYEEELQQSHDAKDKQAASAGQLNMIRLLADLNVSVNKPEVVDLILPLFIESLEEGDASAPGLLRLQLLDAVSRLASLGFEKSYREAVVLLIRSYLSKLSAVGSAESKTVAPEATIERVETLPAGFLVIAGGLTDTKLRSDFRHRLLSLCSDVGLAAESKSGRSGADFLGPLLPAVAEICSDFDPTIDVEPSLLKLFRNLWFYIALFGLAPPIQKGQVTTKSVSTSLNSVGSMGVIAVQAVGGPYMWNAQWASAVQRISQGTPPLVVSSVKWLEDELELNALHNPGSRRGSGNEKAAVSQRSALSAALGRRVEVSGMGTISGVKATYLLAVAFLEIIRFSSNGGMLNGSPNSTASRSAFSCVFEYLKSPNLMPAVSQCLTAIVHRAFETAILWLDERASETGHDAESRESALSIHACFLIKNLSQRDEHIRDISVTLLNQLRDKFPQILWNSSCLDSLLFSIHNDPPSAAVHDPAWVATVRSLYQKIVREWIVISLSYAPCTSQGLLQSGNLGLRALWLILHFAVTIWYFLLGVVQSFESFLIASDILTKYEALDISKVRYLAMVIDSEEAQELSKVLELLQWVADIGVKSVCLYDPEGVLKKNKEPIMQRFSSANLSEEAAVNGRLVTRRNLTLEFVSFEDGKEAVAKAANYLFVKHYANGTKEKSDFTEPQMAEALGAIGSGGADPDLLLIYGPTRCHLGFPAWRLRYTEIVCQELFSDMLQWITL
- the LOC113731653 gene encoding phosphatidylinositol 4-kinase alpha 1 isoform X2, with amino-acid sequence MESLIELCDLIAEKPEQFADKLVWICGRCPSAEALLTGSPRVSRSQLNAVLAVARFLSKCPNYDDQRPKSLLLAFYRAIPSSFTPSFWPQSFGNDAIASFFNDYFAYMCRAAESASDFATDIAGFTGEIVISATGNVSGDLGISRVFLNALALNFPPILSSDANRLVSCLLERLEIMVPNSPRELISSEAASSQSSPLSLNHFPYHSNERASPGNEVSNASGSSGSVADDASSSKGIVTNGGSAGWKSNVDILNVSTGLNDGGGGKGILISFEQESLENLEKQEIAFKLIRHILDKATVDSKLLEQVRLVTKEQLQSMLAFLKIRKRDWSEQGHLLKARVSTKLSVYQAVAKLQIKILASVDLDGKSSKRFLHGTLALLIEAAEACLFSVWRKLRICEELFGSLLGGISQAAVARGGQLLRVLLIRFKPLVLTTCIQADTWGSSQGAMFQSVLKATCEIIEYGWIKERPPVDTFIMGLATSFRERKDYEEELQQSHDAKDKQAASAGQLNMIRLLADLNVSVNKPEVVDLILPLFIESLEEGDASAPGLLRLQLLDAVSRLASLGFEKSYREAVVLLIRSYLSKLSAVGSAESKTVAPEATIERVETLPAGFLVIAGGLTDTKLRSDFRHRLLSLCSDVGLAAESKSGRSGADFLGPLLPAVAEICSDFDPTIDVEPSLLKLFRNLWFYIALFGLAPPIQKGQVTTKSVSTSLNSVGSMGVIAVQAVGGPYMWNAQWASAVQRISQGTPPLVVSSVKWLEDELELNALHNPGSRRGSGNEKAAVSQRSALSAALGRRVEVSGMGTISGVKATYLLAVAFLEIIRFSSNGGMLNGSPNSTASRSAFSCVFEYLKSPNLMPAVSQCLTAIVHRAFETAILWLDERASETGHDAESRESALSIHACFLIKNLSQRDEHIRDISVTLLNQLRDKFPQILWNSSCLDSLLFSIHNDPPSAAVHDPAWVATVRSLYQKIVREWIVISLSYAPCTSQGLLQSGNLGLRALWLILHFAVTIWYFLLGVVQSFESFLIASDILTKYEALDISKVRYLAMVIDSEEAQELSKVLELLQWVADIGVKSVCLYDPEGVLKKNKEPIMQRFSSANLSEEAAVNGRLVTRRNLTLEFVSFEDGKEAVAKAANYLFVKHYANGTKEKSDFTEPQMAEALGAIGSGGADPDLLLIYGPTRCHLGFPAWRLRYTEIVHMGPLKSMSYGSLVKAIFKYTMVHQNYGS
- the LOC113731653 gene encoding phosphatidylinositol 4-kinase alpha 1 isoform X4, with amino-acid sequence MESLIELCDLIAEKPEQFADKLVWICGRCPSAEALLTGSPRVSRSQLNAVLAVARFLSKCPNYDDQRPKSLLLAFYRAIPSSFTPSFWPQSFGNDAIASFFNDYFAYMCRAAESASDFATDIAGFTGEIVISATGNVSGDLGISRVFLNALALNFPPILSSDANRLVSCLLERLEIMVPNSPRELISSEAASSQSSPLSLNHFPYHSNERASPGNEVSNASGSSGSVADDASSSKGIVTNGGSAGWKSNVDILNVSTGLNDGGGGKGILISFEQESLENLEKQEIAFKLIRHILDKATVDSKLLEQVRLVTKEQLQSMLAFLKIRKRDWSEQGHLLKARVSTKLSVYQAVAKLQIKILASVDLDGKSSKRFLHGTLALLIEAAEACLFSVWRKLRICEELFGSLLGGISQAAVARGGQLLRVLLIRFKPLVLTTCIQADTWGSSQGAMFQSVLKATCEIIEYGWIKERPPVDTFIMGLATSFRERKDYEEELQQSHDAKDKQAASAGQLNMIRLLADLNVSVNKPEVVDLILPLFIESLEEGDASAPGLLRLQLLDAVSRLASLGFEKSYREAVVLLIRSYLSKLSAVGSAESKTVAPEATIERVETLPAGFLVIAGGLTDTKLRSDFRHRLLSLCSDVGLAAESKSGRSGADFLGPLLPAVAEICSDFDPTIDVEPSLLKLFRNLWFYIALFGLAPPIQKGQVTTKSVSTSLNSVGSMGVIAVQAVGGPYMWNAQWASAVQRISQGTPPLVVSSVKWLEDELELNALHNPGSRRGSGNEKAAVSQRSALSAALGRRVEVSGMGTISGVKATYLLAVAFLEIIRFSSNGGMLNGSPNSTASRSAFSCVFEYLKSPNLMPAVSQCLTAIVHRAFETAILWLDERASETGHDAESRESALSIHACFLIKNLSQRDEHIRDISVTLLNQLRDKFPQILWNSSCLDSLLFSIHNDPPSAAVHDPAWVATVRSLYQKIVREWIVISLSYAPCTSQGLLQEAAVNGRLVTRRNLTLEFVSFEDGKEAVAKAANYLFVKHYANGTKEKSDFTEPQMAEALGAIGSGGADPDLLLIYGPTRCHLGFPAWRLRYTEIVHMGPLKSMSYGSLVKAIFKYTMVHQNYETTDALVAVPSCGQKFETSFHPPPFGIKENYHVIHLHFHLFTLFGEFNLMKNGS
- the LOC113731653 gene encoding phosphatidylinositol 4-kinase alpha 1 isoform X5, producing the protein MESLIELCDLIAEKPEQFADKLVWICGRCPSAEALLTGSPRVSRSQLNAVLAVARFLSKCPNYDDQRPKSLLLAFYRAIPSSFTPSFWPQSFGNDAIASFFNDYFAYMCRAAESASDFATDIAGFTGEIVISATGNVSGDLGISRVFLNALALNFPPILSSDANRLVSCLLERLEIMVPNSPRELISSEAASSQSSPLSLNHFPYHSNERASPGNEVSNASGSSGSVADDASSSKGIVTNGGSAGWKSNVDILNVSTGLNDGGGGKGILISFEQESLENLEKQEIAFKLIRHILDKATVDSKLLEQVRLVTKEQLQSMLAFLKIRKRDWSEQGHLLKARVSTKLSVYQAVAKLQIKILASVDLDGKSSKRFLHGTLALLIEAAEACLFSVWRKLRICEELFGSLLGGISQAAVARGGQLLRVLLIRFKPLVLTTCIQADTWGSSQGAMFQSVLKATCEIIEYGWIKERPPVDTFIMGLATSFRERKDYEEELQQSHDAKDKQAASAGQLNMIRLLADLNVSVNKPEVVDLILPLFIESLEEGDASAPGLLRLQLLDAVSRLASLGFEKSYREAVVLLIRSYLSKLSAVGSAESKTVAPEATIERVETLPAGFLVIAGGLTDTKLRSDFRHRLLSLCSDVGLAAESKSGRSGADFLGPLLPAVAEICSDFDPTIDVEPSLLKLFRNLWFYIALFGLAPPIQKGQVTTKSVSTSLNSVGSMGVIAVQAVGGPYMWNAQWASAVQRISQGTPPLVVSSVKWLEDELELNALHNPGSRRGSGNEKAAVSQRSALSAALGRRVEVSGMGTISGVKATYLLAVAFLEIIRFSSNGGMLNGSPNSTASRSAFSCVFEYLKSPNLMPAVSQCLTAIVHRAFETAILWLDERASETGHDAESRESALSIHACFLIKNLSQRDEHIRDISVTLLNQLRDKFPQILWNSSCLDSLLFSIHNDPPSAAVHDPAWVATVRSLYQKIVREWIVISLSYAPCTSQGLLQEYGFLFYHNSVVDITDFSWFPPDKRNKCILRSTNTFVPFSLVE